Proteins from one Streptosporangium becharense genomic window:
- a CDS encoding phage holin family protein — protein sequence MKIIVKILAVAAALWAATKLVDGIIVSADTPAKEIGTLLAVALVFGVVNAVLKPIIKTLGCAFYILTLGLFALVVNAGLLLLTSWIAGQLDLAFHVAGFWAALWGAIVIGVISWLLDLVLGD from the coding sequence GTGAAGATCATTGTAAAGATCCTGGCTGTGGCGGCCGCCCTGTGGGCGGCCACCAAGCTGGTGGACGGCATCATCGTGTCCGCGGACACCCCGGCGAAGGAGATCGGCACGCTCCTGGCGGTCGCCCTGGTCTTCGGCGTCGTCAACGCCGTGCTCAAGCCGATCATCAAGACGCTCGGCTGCGCCTTCTACATCCTCACGCTCGGCCTGTTCGCCCTGGTCGTCAACGCCGGCCTGCTCCTGCTGACCAGCTGGATCGCCGGCCAGCTCGACCTGGCGTTCCACGTGGCGGGCTTCTGGGCCGCGCTCTGGGGTGCGATCGTCATCGGCGTGATCAGCTGGCTGCTCGACCTGGTCCTGGGCGACTGA
- a CDS encoding aromatic amino acid lyase: MTEAPGRMPVVLDGTRLTCAQVRRAASGSGVLLGPTGRAETAWRVAGALAGPVYGRTTGVGANKDVQAEAGGLDLLRSHAGGAGPLIGEERARATLVVRINQLLTGGSGVDPAVLPVLAAAVNRGFTPPIRTYGAVGTGDLTALATTALCLLGEIPWAPPATPDPAAPTGGPPRFALAARDALPFISSGAATLADAALACHDLRILLSAATAVAALSFRAVDASPEPLAPAVQRGPGQSSVAARLRALTGPTDPRRVQDPYGYRAFPQVHGAALDALDGAEQAVTLELNASPENPLIAEGRAWHNGNFHAARVALALDTLRAALVQTATLSAARLATLADPAHTGLLPFLAERPGSSGVMILEYVAHSALAELRQLATPVTLAGAVLSLGTEDHASFAPQAARSALAAAEPLEIVLACELVAAARALRGRGLPCDVPLDPRAADRALDADLDAARALLPGLARD, translated from the coding sequence GTGACCGAGGCGCCCGGCCGGATGCCCGTCGTCCTCGACGGAACCCGCCTGACCTGTGCGCAGGTCAGGCGGGCGGCGTCCGGGTCGGGGGTCCTGCTGGGGCCCACCGGACGCGCGGAGACGGCCTGGCGGGTGGCGGGTGCCCTCGCCGGGCCGGTGTACGGCCGGACCACCGGAGTGGGTGCCAACAAGGACGTCCAGGCCGAGGCCGGCGGTCTCGACCTGCTCCGCAGCCACGCGGGCGGCGCCGGGCCGTTGATCGGCGAAGAGCGGGCCCGCGCCACCCTCGTCGTACGGATCAACCAGTTGCTCACCGGCGGATCGGGGGTCGACCCCGCCGTGCTGCCGGTCCTCGCCGCCGCCGTCAACCGGGGCTTCACCCCGCCGATCCGCACCTACGGCGCCGTCGGCACCGGCGACCTCACCGCCCTGGCCACCACCGCCCTGTGCCTGCTCGGTGAGATCCCCTGGGCCCCGCCCGCCACCCCCGACCCGGCCGCGCCGACCGGCGGCCCGCCGCGGTTCGCGCTGGCGGCCCGCGACGCGCTGCCCTTCATCAGCTCCGGCGCGGCGACCCTGGCGGACGCCGCCCTGGCCTGCCACGACCTGCGGATCCTGCTGTCGGCCGCCACGGCGGTCGCGGCCCTCTCCTTCCGGGCGGTCGACGCCTCGCCCGAACCGCTCGCACCCGCCGTGCAACGCGGTCCGGGGCAGTCGTCGGTCGCGGCGAGGCTGCGTGCCCTGACGGGCCCGACCGACCCGCGACGGGTGCAGGACCCCTACGGATACCGTGCCTTCCCCCAGGTGCACGGTGCCGCGCTGGACGCGCTCGACGGCGCGGAGCAGGCGGTCACCCTGGAGCTGAACGCGTCCCCGGAGAATCCGCTGATCGCGGAGGGGCGGGCCTGGCACAACGGCAACTTCCACGCGGCGCGGGTCGCGCTGGCGCTGGACACCCTGCGGGCGGCGCTGGTGCAGACGGCGACCCTGAGCGCCGCGCGGCTGGCCACCCTGGCCGATCCCGCGCACACGGGCCTGCTCCCCTTCCTCGCCGAACGGCCCGGGTCGTCCGGGGTGATGATCCTGGAGTACGTCGCCCACTCCGCCCTGGCCGAGCTGCGCCAGCTCGCCACCCCGGTGACCCTCGCCGGCGCCGTGCTCTCCCTGGGCACCGAGGACCACGCGAGTTTCGCCCCGCAGGCGGCCCGCTCCGCGCTGGCCGCCGCGGAGCCGCTGGAGATCGTGCTGGCCTGCGAGCTGGTGGCCGCGGCCCGGGCGCTACGCGGACGCGGCCTGCCCTGCGACGTCCCGCTCGACCCCCGGGCGGCCGACCGTGCCCTGGACGCCGACCTCGACGCCGCCCGCGCTCTCCTTCCCGGACTCGCCCGCGATTAG
- a CDS encoding NADP-dependent oxidoreductase — MSKDRSVEPAGGETAIPAATPVENTAENTATSTGDGTAGSTAEGKAMSTGDGTATSTGGGRAEAGAGDRTASREIRLASRPSGWPIPENFTLAETEVPAPGEGQVLVRNLFMSVDPYMRGRMNDVKSYVPPFAIGKPLDGGAVGEVVASRASGFAAGDFVLHGLGWREYTVLGADRATKVEELPGVPLSAYLGVLGMPALTAYVGLLDIAGFQEGDAVFVSGAAGAVGGLVGQIARLRGASRVVGSAGSAEKVAYLVDELGFDAAFNYRDGRVREQLAEAAPDGIDVYFDNVGGDHLEAAIGQLKPYGRVAMCGAISVYNATEPVPGPRNLGLAVGKRLTLRGFIVGDHYDRLPDMIAEVGAWLQEGRLTFTETVVDGLENAPRAFIDMLRGANTGKMVVRLAP; from the coding sequence ATGTCCAAGGATCGATCCGTGGAACCGGCCGGCGGCGAGACCGCGATCCCGGCCGCGACCCCGGTGGAGAACACGGCGGAGAACACGGCCACAAGCACGGGCGACGGCACGGCTGGGAGCACGGCCGAAGGCAAGGCCATGAGCACGGGCGACGGCACGGCCACGAGCACGGGCGGGGGCCGGGCGGAGGCCGGAGCCGGAGATCGTACGGCGTCCCGGGAGATCCGGCTCGCCTCACGCCCCTCCGGCTGGCCGATCCCGGAGAACTTCACACTGGCCGAGACGGAGGTTCCGGCGCCAGGAGAGGGGCAGGTCCTCGTCCGCAACCTCTTCATGAGCGTGGACCCCTACATGCGGGGACGCATGAACGACGTCAAGTCCTACGTGCCGCCGTTCGCGATCGGCAAGCCGCTCGACGGCGGCGCGGTCGGCGAGGTCGTCGCCTCCCGCGCGTCCGGGTTCGCCGCCGGCGACTTCGTCCTGCACGGGCTCGGCTGGCGCGAGTACACCGTCCTCGGCGCGGACCGGGCGACGAAGGTGGAGGAGCTGCCCGGTGTGCCGCTGTCGGCCTACCTCGGCGTGCTGGGCATGCCCGCCCTCACCGCGTACGTGGGTCTGCTCGACATCGCGGGGTTCCAGGAGGGCGACGCGGTGTTCGTGTCGGGCGCGGCCGGGGCGGTGGGCGGTCTGGTCGGGCAGATCGCCCGGCTCAGGGGTGCCTCCCGGGTCGTGGGCAGCGCCGGATCGGCCGAGAAGGTCGCCTACCTGGTGGACGAGCTCGGCTTCGACGCCGCCTTCAACTACCGCGACGGCCGGGTCCGCGAACAGCTCGCCGAGGCGGCACCGGACGGCATCGACGTCTACTTCGACAACGTCGGCGGCGACCACCTGGAGGCGGCCATCGGCCAGCTCAAGCCGTACGGCAGGGTCGCGATGTGCGGGGCGATCTCCGTCTACAACGCCACCGAGCCCGTGCCCGGCCCGCGCAATCTCGGTCTGGCCGTCGGCAAACGCCTCACCCTGCGCGGCTTCATCGTGGGCGACCACTACGACCGCCTGCCCGACATGATCGCTGAGGTCGGTGCCTGGCTCCAGGAGGGCCGGCTCACCTTCACCGAGACCGTCGTCGACGGCCTGGAGAACGCTCCCCGGGCGTTCATCGACATGTTGCGCGGTGCCAACACCGGCAAGATGGTCGTCCGGCTGGCCCCCTGA
- a CDS encoding LacI family DNA-binding transcriptional regulator, whose protein sequence is MPQPRKRATIREVAKATGLSPAAVSYALRGLQVSEETIERVRRAAAELGYEADPIARALASGRTGMIGLLCGSLEDLWQQSLAVGVARALKDNDRYALILDAAGDPARESALARQLRDQRVDALIVQPVDPAASLWAELCQSLPVVSIGDSLAGARTAGEVVFDNRTGVTLALEHLRRRGHRRLAVLTSTRASTPDRPADVHVLAEAGRLELDIDVITAPQSPAAATEVARRVLDAGHRAFFCFADSIAYGVYAASAERGLRIPSDVSVMGYDDHPMSGLLTPGLTSVDWDIDGIVRAAVRMVVAAVDGTARRRRIVQAPELRERGSVG, encoded by the coding sequence ATGCCCCAGCCCAGGAAACGAGCGACGATCCGTGAGGTGGCGAAGGCCACCGGCCTCTCGCCCGCCGCCGTGTCGTACGCGCTGCGCGGCCTCCAGGTCTCCGAGGAGACCATCGAACGGGTGCGGCGGGCCGCGGCCGAGCTGGGATACGAGGCCGACCCCATCGCGCGAGCGCTCGCCAGCGGCCGGACCGGCATGATCGGCCTGCTCTGCGGTTCGCTGGAAGACCTCTGGCAGCAGTCACTGGCCGTCGGGGTCGCCCGCGCGCTGAAGGACAACGACCGCTACGCGCTCATCCTGGACGCCGCCGGAGACCCGGCCCGGGAGAGCGCGCTGGCCAGGCAGCTCCGCGACCAGCGGGTGGACGCGCTGATCGTCCAGCCGGTCGACCCGGCGGCGTCACTGTGGGCCGAGCTCTGCCAGAGCCTTCCGGTGGTGTCGATCGGAGACTCACTGGCCGGTGCCCGCACGGCGGGCGAGGTCGTCTTCGACAACCGGACCGGCGTGACCCTCGCCCTGGAGCATCTCCGCCGCCGCGGTCACCGCCGCCTGGCGGTGCTCACCTCGACCCGGGCCAGCACCCCCGACCGGCCCGCGGACGTGCACGTCCTGGCGGAGGCGGGGCGGCTGGAACTGGACATCGACGTGATCACCGCGCCGCAGTCACCGGCCGCCGCGACGGAGGTCGCCCGCCGGGTGCTCGACGCCGGGCACCGCGCGTTCTTCTGCTTCGCCGACTCCATCGCCTACGGGGTCTACGCCGCCTCGGCCGAGCGCGGGCTGCGGATCCCGTCCGACGTCTCGGTGATGGGCTACGACGACCATCCCATGTCCGGCCTGCTCACCCCGGGGCTGACCAGCGTCGACTGGGACATCGACGGCATCGTGAGGGCCGCCGTCCGGATGGTCGTGGCCGCCGTCGACGGCACCGCCCGGCGCCGCCGCATCGTGCAGGCACCGGAGCTTCGCGAGCGCGGCTCGGTCGGCTGA